The genomic interval TCAACAGTTTGAATTTCAGGCGCAGGTTTTTCAATCACGACAGGGGCTACTTGTTTTTTAGAGCGGGTTAAAGAAATAACCCATGACAGTAAGACGATTAAGAGGGTTAACGCTAAAATTGCAATGGTTCCTGCCAAGCAAACATGCCACAAATCAAAGGTTGTTGGTTTTAATGATAAATCAATGGTGTAAAACATGAGTTATTGACCTGCCTTTTTAGCGGCTTCTCTAAACATAAGTTCTTTTAATAATCGTCGAGTCACTTGAATCCGCATTTTTTTTAAATATCGGTCAGCAATTGTCTTTGGAACGTTGGCATCAATGTAAGTTTTTCGCATTTTAGCCAATTCAGATTCACATTGTTTAATGATTGCTTCGGTCGCATGACGACTTTCTTGCGCATTATAAGCAGGTTTTTGCATTTCTTTAATAACGCATTCTTTATAGTGGCGTTGTGAAAGTTGAATTTTTTTAATCAATGCCTCTGTTAATACGGTGCCTTGCCATTCATTTTTAGTTTCAGCAGCCGCTAGTAGCCCTGAATACAGTAAAATAGTGACCATTAAAAATTGTTTCATCGGTTTTCCTCTATTAAGATAGATCGTTAAGCGCGTTATTTTACGCGAACAGCTAAAAAAATGAATTATCAAAATATAATGCGTCTTATACCTTGAATTTTCAAGCCATGTACACGTATTTGAATGAAATACTATTAAGCAAAGGACAATCAATGAATAAATATGGAGGGCTATTGATTCATCAAAGTTATGATGAGCAAGGTTTAATTGAAGTAATTGATACTAAAGGGATTCGGTCGTTACATTTTGGTAATGATGCCCAGCAAAGTAGTGTTCAATTATCGCATCCGTATCAATTATATTTACGGTACACTCAAACGTTAATGAGTTGGTTATTATTTAAACCGATAATTAATGATGTCTTGATGATTGGCTTAGGGGGCGGAACATTGGCTAATTATTTTTTATATCATTTTGACGATTGCAACGTAAAAGTAGTTGAATATCGACCTAATGTGCTAAAAATTGCGCGTAGCCATTTTGGACTACCGCTAAAAGAGTCACGTTTAAAAACCTTAATTGCCGATGGCAGTGATTATTTACGAAAACAATCGACGCATGACGAAGGACGTTATCCTCTTATGATTATTGATGCTTTTGACAGCCAAGGGATGTCGGATGCAGTAACGCACAGTGCTTTTTTCGATCACTGTAAATCAGCCCTTAACCAAGAGGGTTTATTAGTCATTAACTTATGGAAAACCGATAAAGCTCTTTATGAAAAAATAAGTTGGGATTTACAGCAGGTTTTTCATGAACGGGTCTTATTTTTACCAGTAGAAGGACGTGATAATGTGATTGCCTTTGCTTTTAATGACGGTTTTCAACCCTTAAACTTTAAATCGTTAATTAAACAGACTTACCAACTACAGCAGTCTCATTTTCTTGATTTTCCTTTGTATTTGAAAAAACTAAAAACAAATAACCCGACAACATTTAAAAAAATCGTCTTGTCTTAGTTAATTATTTTATGACAGGCAACAAAAAGCCCGCTTAAAGCGGGCTTGCGTTCAGTATTATTGTTATTATTGTGTCATACGCGACTGCTACGATCACAGCTTAATGTCAGCGGTTATTTATTATAATTATGATTACCTTTAAAATTATTATTATTATTACTAAAGGTCGCTCTATCCTCATGAGTAGGTTTGACGCTACCGCTTAATCCGTTAAGCTGGTGTTCAGTTTAAGTGATAACGGCATAAATACCTAATTAAAAAATAAAATTATCATTAAAATAATTCAGGTTATTAAAAATAAAGATTAAAAACAATGCGTTGTAATGTTATTTAACTATCGTTTAGATAATTAATGGGCAGCTAAGACGGTTTTTTGTATTAAGAGTGCTTTAAAACACGCAGTATTGGCCTCTTTATTTTAGAGAGATATCTCACAAATTATTAAAAAATAATGGCTATGGGTTATTCATTTCTTTTTCTTTGTTGTTCTTCTTTTTGAAAAAAATGTAAACGTGCATTTAAAATAGCGTTTAAATAAAGATCCATGGGTTTTGATTTTCGGGCTAATTTAAGTTGTAAAATGGCTGTTTGTGTATCGCCTATAGCATAATAATATTCGGCAACATAACGATGTGATTCGGCCATTTGTTTTAAACCTGCATAACTTTGAGCGAGCAATTCAAAATATAAAGCGCGTTTACGAAAGGCCTCGTCTAATGTTTCTAAGTGTTGTTTTGCGATATAGGGCTGTCCTGATTTTAATAATCCTTTTATATAATCAATTTTAAGGGCTTTATTGGTTGGAAAGCGAGTGAGTGCTTGCTTATAAAGTCGGATGGCCTGTTTATAATTCTTTGTTTCTAGAGCTGTTTTTGCTAGGGCATTGATATAGTGTGGTTGGTTAGGGTAACGTTTACTTAAGGCAATTAATATTTCTTCAGCGTTAGAAAATTGCTGTTTTTTTAAGTGGGCTAAGGCAATCCCATAACGGGCAACAGCGCGCTGCTGTGATGTGCCAAGGGTCGATTTGAGTTTGAAATAATCTAATACAGTGTCACTATTGTCCGCACTTAACACTCTTAGTTTTGCTCGAATTAAAAGATAGCTTATCGAGTTAGGGTATTGTTGATAAGGGTATTTTTCTGCCCTACCGCGTGTATCTGAAACGCGGGAAACCGTAACAGGGTGGGTGCGTAAAAATTCTGGAATTCCTTTTCCATAAAAACGGCTAGATTGTTGTAAATGTTCAAAAAAAGAAGGCATACTGCGTGGGTCATAGTTTGAATCGGCTAAATTTTGCATACCGACGCGATCCGCTTCTTGCTCATTATCACGTGTAAAATCAATTTGAAATTGCATGTTACTCGCTTGTATCGCCACTAAGGCGGCCTGACCTAATGCTGGATTTTGAGTGCCGATTAAAATAGCGGCTAAGGTCGCGGCGGCGGTTGGAATAGAAAGTTGACTCGCGGCTTCAAAAGCACGATATAAGTGGCGTTGTGTTACATGAGCGACTTCATGGGCGACGACAGAGGCTAATTCACTTTCAGCCTCGGTTAATAAAAATAACCCCGAATTAATGCCAATATAACCCCCAGGCCCTGCAAAGGCATTAATACTTTTATCTAACACGATAAAAAAATGAAAGGGATTACTGGGGGCATCCGTATTTGAAACTAAATGTCTTCCCATGGATTGAATATAGTGTTCAATTTCAATATCCTCATTAATCGTGAGTTGATAATGTAAACTCCGAAAAAAAGCCTCGCCCAGTTTTTGTTCTTGAATAGGCGAAATTAACGTTCCACTTGAATCCCCCATGTCGGGTAAATTGATTTTAGAGGGGGTTATGGCGTACAAGGCCGTTGAAAAAAAGGCGAAAGAGACCGTTAAAATAGCAAATTTTAATTTCATTATGGTTTTAATCCTAAGAATAATCGCTTGCCTATAAGGGGGGATTTAATGTTTTTTGCATGTAATCTTCAAAGTCTTGTGTATTCAAAGGTCTACTAAATAAATACCCTTGGTAATTAAAACATCCATGCGCTTTCAAAAATTCAAATTGGGGTTGTGTTTCAACCCCTTCGGCAATAACACTTAATTTTAAGTGTTTAGCCATAGCAATAATGGTATCAATAATGATTTGGTCATCACTGTCATTTTCTAAATCATCAATAAATGCTTTGTCAATTTTAAGTTCATCAATCGGAAGACGTTTTAAATAAGAAAGTGAAGAGTAACCTGTCCCAAAATCATCAATTGAAAAAATAAAGCCTAAATTCTTTAAATGCTTCATTTTTTCGACCGTTTCTGTGATGTCGTCTAAAAAGGTTCCTTCGGTTAATTCTAAAATAATTAATTTTGGATTGATTCCAATTTTATTGATTTGTTGAATTAATTTGTTCGCAAAATATTCTTCTTTAAATTGATTAGGACTGACATTAATTGAAAATTTTTGTCCTTTTTTTAAGAACTTAGATTCTTCCCACTGTTTAATTTGTTGAAATCCTTGTTGAATAATCCAATCACCGATTTCAATAATTAACCCGACTTCTTCCGCAATAGGAATAAATTGATCGGGTGGAATATAACCTTTTGTTGGGTGTTTCCAACGTAATAAAACTTCGGAACCGATTAACTCTTTTTGTTGATTGACTTGGGGTTGATAATATAATTGGAGTTGCTTTTCTAACAAGGCGATGCGTAAATCTTTTTCTATTTCTAGGCGTTTATTAGCCATTGCTTGCATTTGTGGATGATAAAATAGAAAGTTATTTCGTCCCTTATCTTTGGCCTGATATAAAGCCGTATCCGCTTGTTTAAATACAATTTCAGCGTTTTCATTTTTAATTGGAAATAAGGCAATACCAATGCTACTACTATTATAGTACTGATGCTCTTTTAGTTGATAAGGTCTACGCAATTCCTGTAGTAGTTTTTCGGTTACTTTTCTTACTTTGGTTACTGCACTTTCTAAATTTAAACTTAAATGGGTGAGTAAAACAATAAATTCATCACCGCCAAGTCGGGCCGCTATATCTTCTTTGCGTAATTCATTTTTAAGTCGTTTAGCAATTTGAACTAAAAGTTCATCACCGACTTCATGGCCTAGTGAGTCATTAAGGTTTTTAAAATGATCTAAATCAATAAATAATAACGCGCCAAAAAAATGGTGTCGTTTAGCGGCTGAAATTTCATCAGCAAGGCGATTATTAATCATTCGGCGATTAGGCAACGAGGTTAATGAGTCGTAATAAGCTAACCGTTGGATTTCTGCTTCATCTTGTTTACGCTGATTAATACTGACACCCACGCCTCGAAGACCGGATACGTTACCTTCGTTATTAATAACGACTTGCCCTTTAACCTCTTCCCATAAAATGGTTCCCTTGGCGGTAATATTTCGGTGGGTTAGTTCAAATTTACCTTTTTCATGAATGACGTTCTTTAAAATGCTCATCGCAGAAACAATTTCTTCTTCTTCAGGCATAAATTCAAAGGGTTTATGTCCTAACAATTCTGAACGCTTGTAACCTTTAATGGCCTCTACTTTTTCAGTTAAATAGGTGTAATAACCCTCAAGATCAACTTCCCAGATATAAGCTTCTGAGGCTTCAATAACATCACGAAATCGTAATTCACTCAGTTTTAATGCCTCCATCGTGATGTATTGTTTGGTCACATCTTGAAAAACTAAAATAGCCCCTACAATTTGCTTGCCTTCATCTAAAATAGGCGCGGCACTATCAGAGATTTGATATTCAACCCCTTGTTTGGAAATGAGGGTTGTATGATTTGCAAGCCCAACAATTTTTTTTTCGCGTAAAACTTGGTGAATGGGGTTTATAACCTCTTTTCGAGTACTGGTATTGATAATATGAAAAATGTTATCAAAGGGAAGTCTGAGGACATCTTTTTCTTTCCAGCCTGTTAAGGATTCGGCAACGGGGTTCATTCGAGTGATTAAGCCTATTTTATTAACGACGATGACACCGTCCCCAATTGAATCAAGCGTAACGGATAAGTTTTTTTCTTTCTCAAGTAAGGCCGCTTCCGCTTTGTTCCGTAATTGATTTAACAGTATATTTTCTAGGGCAAACGAAATATCTTGTGCCATCTCATCAAGTAAGCTAATAAGATCGGTTGAAAAATAATTTTTTACATCGGCATAAATATTAAAGGCTCCTACGACCAAACCAAATTTAACAATAGGAAAGGCGGCACTTGATTGTATGGGTTTCTTTTTTGCGACTCTATACCACGGCTTATTACGAATGGCATGTAAAAAGTCATTATTAATAACATGTGTATTTTCTCTAATCGCAATAGCCGTTGCTCCTTGACCTTCAGGAATTTCTGGGTTGACAGAAATAAAAATATTTTCTAAATAATTTTCGGCTGAACCCGATTTAGCGGCCACTTCAATTTTGGAGGTTTGATGGTTAAGTAACCCTATCCATGCTAATGAGAATTGTTTTTTTTCTACGGTGATTTGACAAATATCATCAAATAATTTTTGCTGCGATTTAGCTCGAATAATTAATTGATTGCTTGCACTTAATAATGAATATAAATCCATTTGTCGCTTCAAGTTCTGCTGGGTTGTTTCTAAATGTAAGGTTAATTCATTAAAGGCACGCCCTAAAACCGCTAATTCCCCTGTTCCTGTTAATTCAGATTGGGCTAATTTATTTTCAGAAAAAAGTTCGATGACCCTGACTAGGTGGTTAATGGGTTGATTAATAAAATAGCTTAAAAGAACCATTAGAATTAGCATCGAAAGCAAAGCCATTGGTAATAAAAGGACTCCTTGGGCGAAAACATTAGCCTGAATAGTCGCTAAAGCAGGGGTTAAATTATAATGGAGGTATAGTAATCCATAAGAAAATGAATCTGATTTTTTTACTTCGGAGGGGAATAGGACTGGAAAAACAGCATGAATAGACGGGTCAATTTCTGAAAGCTCGATCTTAAATTTTATGGGCGTTTGTTTATCCTGCTTGATATAGTTATTAGGAATAACCTCCGTGGCTTTTTTGGACTTCCAATGAGAATGATTGGCATACTCTATTTGCCCCTGAGGGTTGATTAATACCAATGTTTTAATGCCTGTTTCTATCGCTAAGACATTAATCTCTTGTTCAATAAAATACAAATGTTGCCGAACGATTGCTTTTTCCGCAAGCTTTTGTAAACGAATCATTAAATAACGTACGTCTTCTATTTTATGTTGTTTTAGATTGTTTGTTTGCAATGTTAATTGACAAAATAATAGCCCAGAAATTAATACTATTGTTAATAGTAAAACAACAACAGGAATCCATAAACGTAAAGAAACAGTTTTCATTAAACACCTTTCTTTAGGTAACAGTGATTATTAAATTATAACGCGTGTAGATTAAGGCTACCAACGTAATATGGGACAAAAAAACAGGCGCTATATCTTTGAGGTTTTGAAAACCTCAAAGATCTGAATGCAACGATTCTACCTTACGTTGGTAGCCTAAATTAACTCAATATCTGAATATAAAATTTCAGAAGAGATGGGTTGCTTTATATCTCTGTATTTAATTTACAGTGTATACCATAGAGATAAAAAACATCCCATTTCTGCGATTTTTTAATCCATTTTGATGGTATCACCCGTTTCTAATGCTTCAACGCAATCCCGAAAATTAGAGAATAAATTTATCTCTGGAATCAAGCAGGGAATTAAACCAATATTTTTTAACATATCTTTGGGTTGTTCTTGTATATCAATCATCATGACGACAACGCCTTTCTCTTTTAAAGAAAGAACAGCATCTTCAATGACATAAATTCCAGACTGATCAATGTAAGGTACTTTAGACATGCGCATAACGACGACTTTTACCTCAGGAAGTTTATGGTGCATATCTTGAAAAGCGACGGCAAAACCAAAAAATATAGGCCTGTCAAAATGTTTAATATAAACCTGTGTCTGAATTTTTTTTGAAATATTTTCCTCATCATCGCATGATTCTTCATGTGCAAATTGGGCGACTGACCCCATTGCTGATTTAGGCTACCAACTTAAGGCGGGACACCTTGAGGTTAAGCCGTTCGTGCTGAGCTTGTCGAAGTATGAACCGCTTAACCGTCTTAAGTTGGTACCCCACTTTTTGAATGGCTTATAGAAAGCGTTGACGTTTATTAAAATACGGTAGGGGCATTAGGCTTTAGGTAGAGTAACCCCTTGTTGTCCTTGGTATTTCCCCCCTCTGTCTTTATAAGACGTTTCACACACTTCATCGCCCCCAAAAAATAACATTTGTGCAACGCCTTCATTGGCGTAAATTTTGGCGGGTAAGGGGGTGGTATTAGAAAATTCTAGTGTGACATGACCTTCCCATTCAGGTTCTAAAGGAGTTACATTCACAATAATACCACAACGGGCATAGGTACTTTTCCCTAAACAAATCGTGAGTACATCGCGTGGAATACGAAAAAATTCAATCGTTCTTGCTAAGGCAAAAGAGTTAGGTGGAATAATGCAGACATCTGATTTGACATCAACGAAACTATCTTCATTAAAATCTTTGGGATCAACAATGGCCGAGTTAATATTCGTAAAAATTTTAAATTCATCCGCGCAGCGAACATCATAACCATAACTTGATGTTCCATAAGAAATGACTCGCCCTTGCGATGAATTTTTTATTTGACCGGGAATGAAAGGCTCGATCATTTTATGTTGTTGAGCCATACGGCGGATCCAAATGTCAGATTTAATACTCATAATTTATTAAAGTTTAGCAAAATGGTACTATTGTATTACCCTCATCTCCCTAAAAACAATCATGACCATCAAACAAATTTCAGCAGAAACGTTACAGCACGATTTAAATACGAATCATCCTCCTTTATTATTAGACGTTAGAGAGCCACATGAATTTGAATTCGTCCATATTAAAGAGAGTAATTTAGTGCCGCTTAATCAAATTCCAAACTATATTACTAACTTGGATTTTGAACAAGCTATTGTCCTGATTTGTCATCACGGAATGCGAAGTCAACAGGCGGCAGAGTATATGAATAAAGCAGGTTTTATAAATTTATTCAATCTTGTTGGTGGAATTGATGCGTGGGCAATTAAGTGTAACCCCACTATGCGACGGTATTAAATTATCTTAACTTGTTTGAATACAGATACTATATTAATTAACTTAATTGGAAATAAACATGTGTGGAATTGTAGGTATTATTGGTCTTAACGATATTTCAACCGAACTGATAACAATGCTTCAAGGACTTGAATACAGAGGGTATGATTCATCAGGGATTGCGGTCAATTATAATGGAGATTTTCAAGTTTACAAAAAAAGCAGGGGCGTTATCAGTTTTAAAAAAAGAAATCGAAGGCATTACCTTAAAAGGAACCTCTGGCATTGCGCATACCCGTTGGGCAACTCATGGGGCCCCCACCGATAATAATGCCCATCCTTTTTTATCCTTCAATTCATCGGTGACGGTTGTCCACAACGGCATTATTGAAAACTATAAAGCCCTTCGACAAAGTTTATCTGAAAAAGGGTATGCGATGGAGTCTGAAACTGACTCAGAAGTCATAGCCCACTTAATAGAATTATTTACGGTGAATAATCCTCACTGGACGTTTAATGAATTGGTCGCTTATTTAGCTGAAACATTAAAAGGGGCCTACGCTTTATTGATTCAGTTTGTAAATAAACCCAATGAAATTTATGGGTTACGGTTTGAATGCCCATTAGCCTACGTTCAAACGCCAACCACGGTTGCCATATCATCTGATATAGCCAGTTTAATCGGCTATGATCGGAATATAAATATATTACGTGATGGGCAGGCGGTTCATTTAACCCTAGATACAGAGGATCTTATTAACTTTGACAGTTCCGAAGTAGATTGTTTGCATGTTAATGTTGATTGGGATGTTAAAGCGGCTGAAAAACTAGGTTACGATTATTTTTTAAGAAAAGAGATTGCGGAACAGCCGACTTCTGTGCGCGGGTTAAAAAATACGTTAATGGAAAAAGTTAATGAAATTGATGAGTTTATAACCTCCGTTAATCCAGACGCTATTATTTTTATTGCGTGTGGCTCGGCTTCGTATAGTTGTGTTTTTGCCACCGTTTTTGCACGAAATATAGAATTAAAACAACGTGTATCATGGGAAATTGGTTCTGAATTTAGATATAACCCTCCGATTATTAATGAAAAAACCTTAGTGATTGGAATGAGTCAATCAGGTGAAACGGCGGATACGGTGAGTGCATTACGTTATGCCAAATTGAAAGGCGCAAAAATAATTTCGGTTATTAACGTGGTTGGGAGTACGATTAGTATGATTGGTGATTTAACGCTGAATCTTAGTGCAGGCCCTGAAGTGGCGGTTCCTAGTACGAAAGCCGTGATTAATCAATTTATTGCGGCGGTGTTTCTTATTGAGGTTTTACGTCAACAAAAGCGAGAGGCATTAAAGCAATGGCTTGTATCTATTGAAGAACTGGAAGTAGGCATAGAAAAAATAATAGAAATGGAAGAAGACATTAAAAATTATGCCAAACTCTTGGCAGGGCATCAAAATATGTTTGTTGTGGGCCGAGGACTAGATTATCCAACTTCATTAGAAGGGGCATTAAAGTTAAAGGAAACCGCTTATATCCATGCAGAAGCGATGTATGCAGGCGAGTTTAAGCATGGGAGTATTTCTTTAATTGAATATGGAATGCCTGTGTTAATTTTACTGGGTGATGAATCCGTTGCGGTAAAAACAGTGATTAATGCAGAAGAAGTCGCTACACGTGGGGGGCAACTTCTGGTTATTGATTCACTAGATGGTGAATGTTTTGATTTTTCGTGTGACGTTAGTTATATAAAAATTCCTCCGCTTAAAAAGCCATTTAACTTAATTGCTCAAATAGTTGTCTTACAATTACTTGCTTATCATGCAGGTTTACACCGTAATATTAACGTTGATAAACCTAGAAATTTAGCCAAATCAGTTACGGTAGAATAGTAACTATTTTTGTCATTGTGGATGTAAGGTATTCCGAAAATGAGGTAGAGGTTTTAGTGATGGGGGCATGACGTTTCGCTAAGGCAACCTATTGGGTGTCATCTTTAATAAAGGTCATAAAATTTTGTCAATAACATCACCAAGCCTATTTGGTTTACTAAAAACCAACAGAGACTTTAGTCAGAAAGAATCATGGGGTAAAAATCAATTTAATTCCTCTTTTCCTGCCTCGCTATGCTGTTATCTGGCATCAAAAAATATTGAGGCCAATTATTTAGCCATTAAAAATAGTCGCTATACACATTCATTAATAGGAGTGCAAGACGTATTTGGAATTCCAGCAGAGAGTAACGATTTATATTTTGCGTTTGAATCTCAGTATACGCCATTCCAAAAATATGTTATCGGGACACTACCAAGAACGGACATAGTTATTCAAAAAGAAAGCACAGGAGAATGTTTAGCTGGACTTGAAGTGAAATTAACGGCCTTACCCGATAACACAACGTGTAATTTAGACGATCATTTTTACGGTAGTGAAATAGTTGTACGCCCTGATTCTATTGTTTATTTAGCGTGTAGTCTTGCATTAAATTTCAGTGAAAAACTGGCTGATTATCTCGGTGAAATGACTATAGATGACTGGTCAGATGCCTCTCAAGTATTACCTCATATTAAAAATATTGTTACAGCTATTGAAAAAATTTCACTGGCTACTGAAAAATATCAAACTCCCTTTCTTATTCAACCTGTTTGGAAGACAACAGGAAAATCGCCACAATTAGCAGAGCAGTGTTTAGATGTATTCGTTTGGAGTGATGCAGGATTTAGCTATTTTATTTCCAAGATTGCAAGTAAAGACCCTAATGCCAATAAAATTACTCGCCAAACACGGACGGCTATATGGCTGTATAAAATGTTAAAAGACTTTAATGAGCATGGGAAATTTAATCATAAAGAAATCATCGATAGCCTTTCGTATAACACAAAAAATGATAAAGCATTTTCATCAACAGGAAATATTACCCATAAATACATGTCAACTGAGCGGCTTAAAAAGCCAATTATAGCTAAATCAGAAATTAAAAATATCATTTTAGGTGGTGGGCAAAATATGCTTAGCCCCGAACGTCGATTTGATGCGATCGTTTTTAATTCACCTGGGCTATTTGAATCATGAAATGTGTTGATTTATTTTCGGGGTGTGGAGGAATGTCCTTGGGTTTTCAAATGGCTGGTGTGGACATATTGGCCGCTATTGATAATTGGGAAAAATCCATTAATGTCTATAATAAAAATTTTTCACATAAATGTTATCTGCATGATCTGAAAGATGAGGAAGGGGCATTAAAAATTATAGATAAGTTTAATCCTGAGATGATAATAGGAGGGCCTCCTTGTCAAGATTTTTCATCTGCGGGAAAAAGAGATGAAACGTTAGGTCGAGCTGATTTGACCTATCATTTTGCAAATATTATTTGTTCTTATCAACCGAAATGGTTTGTGATGGAAAATGTAGAACGCATTAAAAAAAGCCATATTCTTGCAGAGGTTATCCAACAGTATGAAAAAGCTGGTTACGGGTTAACCTCGGTTATATTAGATGCTTCCTATTGTAATACGCCTCAATCAAGAAAAAGATTTTTTCTAATAGGTGCATTGGGACAGGAAAATAACGTATTGACACCTATTTTTCAGAAAAAATTAACTAATAAAAGAATGACGATTAGGGATTATCTGGGGGGTAGTTTAGGACTCAAATATTATTATCGACACCCAAGAAACTATAATCGTCGAGGAATTTTTTCTATTGATGAGCCTAGCCCTACGGTTAGAGGTGTTAATAGACCTGTACCATCAGGCTACAATAAGCATTCAGGAGATCCTGTAAATGCTATACTTTCAGATGTTCGCCCATTGACAACAATAGAACGAAGTTATTTGCAAACATTTCCTGAAACTTTTGAATTTTTAGGAACAAAAACAAATCTCGAGCAAATGATTGGTAATGCTGTTCCAGTTAATCTTGCTAAATTTGTTGCTAGTGGTATTTTAGAGTTTATAGCTAATTCAGAAGTCGAAATACAGGGACAACAGGATTTGTTTACAGGTCTTGATGATTTCATAATGCCTGGTAAAGTACTTCAGCGGGTAGAATAATAAGTAAATTTGGCAAGGCCATTTTTGAGAGTATCTAATCTTAATATAAATTGAGGCTAAAGCGGGGCTACGTTATTTCGTTATGCACAATAAGCTAACCCAGGTAGGTTTACATCGAGTGCCAGATGTTTTTTAGGCACCCTACGATATTTTTTGAAAATGTAGAAACATCACTAAATCTTTCACAGTATTGACCTTATTCCAATATGGGTTTTTTTCTGGGTTATTT from Methylococcales bacterium carries:
- a CDS encoding spermine synthase, producing the protein MNKYGGLLIHQSYDEQGLIEVIDTKGIRSLHFGNDAQQSSVQLSHPYQLYLRYTQTLMSWLLFKPIINDVLMIGLGGGTLANYFLYHFDDCNVKVVEYRPNVLKIARSHFGLPLKESRLKTLIADGSDYLRKQSTHDEGRYPLMIIDAFDSQGMSDAVTHSAFFDHCKSALNQEGLLVINLWKTDKALYEKISWDLQQVFHERVLFLPVEGRDNVIAFAFNDGFQPLNFKSLIKQTYQLQQSHFLDFPLYLKKLKTNNPTTFKKIVLS
- a CDS encoding M48 family metalloprotease; this encodes MKLKFAILTVSFAFFSTALYAITPSKINLPDMGDSSGTLISPIQEQKLGEAFFRSLHYQLTINEDIEIEHYIQSMGRHLVSNTDAPSNPFHFFIVLDKSINAFAGPGGYIGINSGLFLLTEAESELASVVAHEVAHVTQRHLYRAFEAASQLSIPTAAATLAAILIGTQNPALGQAALVAIQASNMQFQIDFTRDNEQEADRVGMQNLADSNYDPRSMPSFFEHLQQSSRFYGKGIPEFLRTHPVTVSRVSDTRGRAEKYPYQQYPNSISYLLIRAKLRVLSADNSDTVLDYFKLKSTLGTSQQRAVARYGIALAHLKKQQFSNAEEILIALSKRYPNQPHYINALAKTALETKNYKQAIRLYKQALTRFPTNKALKIDYIKGLLKSGQPYIAKQHLETLDEAFRKRALYFELLAQSYAGLKQMAESHRYVAEYYYAIGDTQTAILQLKLARKSKPMDLYLNAILNARLHFFQKEEQQRKRNE
- a CDS encoding EAL domain-containing protein, which gives rise to MKTVSLRLWIPVVVLLLTIVLISGLLFCQLTLQTNNLKQHKIEDVRYLMIRLQKLAEKAIVRQHLYFIEQEINVLAIETGIKTLVLINPQGQIEYANHSHWKSKKATEVIPNNYIKQDKQTPIKFKIELSEIDPSIHAVFPVLFPSEVKKSDSFSYGLLYLHYNLTPALATIQANVFAQGVLLLPMALLSMLILMVLLSYFINQPINHLVRVIELFSENKLAQSELTGTGELAVLGRAFNELTLHLETTQQNLKRQMDLYSLLSASNQLIIRAKSQQKLFDDICQITVEKKQFSLAWIGLLNHQTSKIEVAAKSGSAENYLENIFISVNPEIPEGQGATAIAIRENTHVINNDFLHAIRNKPWYRVAKKKPIQSSAAFPIVKFGLVVGAFNIYADVKNYFSTDLISLLDEMAQDISFALENILLNQLRNKAEAALLEKEKNLSVTLDSIGDGVIVVNKIGLITRMNPVAESLTGWKEKDVLRLPFDNIFHIINTSTRKEVINPIHQVLREKKIVGLANHTTLISKQGVEYQISDSAAPILDEGKQIVGAILVFQDVTKQYITMEALKLSELRFRDVIEASEAYIWEVDLEGYYTYLTEKVEAIKGYKRSELLGHKPFEFMPEEEEIVSAMSILKNVIHEKGKFELTHRNITAKGTILWEEVKGQVVINNEGNVSGLRGVGVSINQRKQDEAEIQRLAYYDSLTSLPNRRMINNRLADEISAAKRHHFFGALLFIDLDHFKNLNDSLGHEVGDELLVQIAKRLKNELRKEDIAARLGGDEFIVLLTHLSLNLESAVTKVRKVTEKLLQELRRPYQLKEHQYYNSSSIGIALFPIKNENAEIVFKQADTALYQAKDKGRNNFLFYHPQMQAMANKRLEIEKDLRIALLEKQLQLYYQPQVNQQKELIGSEVLLRWKHPTKGYIPPDQFIPIAEEVGLIIEIGDWIIQQGFQQIKQWEESKFLKKGQKFSINVSPNQFKEEYFANKLIQQINKIGINPKLIILELTEGTFLDDITETVEKMKHLKNLGFIFSIDDFGTGYSSLSYLKRLPIDELKIDKAFIDDLENDSDDQIIIDTIIAMAKHLKLSVIAEGVETQPQFEFLKAHGCFNYQGYLFSRPLNTQDFEDYMQKTLNPPL
- a CDS encoding sodium-independent anion transporter; this translates as MGSVAQFAHEESCDDEENISKKIQTQVYIKHFDRPIFFGFAVAFQDMHHKLPEVKVVVMRMSKVPYIDQSGIYVIEDAVLSLKEKGVVVMMIDIQEQPKDMLKNIGLIPCLIPEINLFSNFRDCVEALETGDTIKMD
- the dcd gene encoding dCTP deaminase is translated as MSIKSDIWIRRMAQQHKMIEPFIPGQIKNSSQGRVISYGTSSYGYDVRCADEFKIFTNINSAIVDPKDFNEDSFVDVKSDVCIIPPNSFALARTIEFFRIPRDVLTICLGKSTYARCGIIVNVTPLEPEWEGHVTLEFSNTTPLPAKIYANEGVAQMLFFGGDEVCETSYKDRGGKYQGQQGVTLPKA
- a CDS encoding rhodanese-like domain-containing protein, with product MTIKQISAETLQHDLNTNHPPLLLDVREPHEFEFVHIKESNLVPLNQIPNYITNLDFEQAIVLICHHGMRSQQAAEYMNKAGFINLFNLVGGIDAWAIKCNPTMRRY